The nucleotide window ttttttgttatattgaaTGCTTTTGCGTTGCACAGTGAACAGACAATTTTCAAACATGAATTCAAGTTTTTCTATTGATTCTTTTTTTAGGATGAAAATGCACTGTCACCATGAGAACTTGTAACATGCAAACACATTTTGAAACGATCAGCTGATTATATTTATTCGAGCTTAAGTATTCTTAAGTACCAtcctttgggtttttttttatttcatgatcAGTCTTTGCATGATTTACACTATTGTTAAAGCGGCCTATTGAAGCAATCGTGTGTAACCTGACTTGCATGATGGCCGTTGGGTCTAAGGCTCGGAGGTCATGCACAGGTGTAATATATGTCAATGATCCTCCTGAAAAATAATGCCAGACGCCTCTTGTTCtgaattttatttagttttgataTTAAGATGTTGCCAATAATATAAGATATCGTCAAGTATTAGCGTTATATCATTGCGTTACTAAGAAACTTATCTTTTCAAAATCGATTAGCAATTTTCAATGGCGGTGACTCTCTgatcctttttatatttcttcctaaTCGTTATTTTTGTCAAACTGGAAATTGATTTCTGGCTGTCATTCTAtctgtgttttttgttcttgttcctgcCTTAGACTAGGTGGTTCTTTTGAATTCAGAACTTTTCATTTTCATGGATAAAGAAAATGCTGTTAATTGAAGTCCTTGTTTCTTGTATTTGGGTGAATATTCAGATTTGAAACTCAGTATCCGAATTAATGGTAAAAGGCTGTGTATTACTCACCGCGACTCCAAATCAAATAAACAGCATGGGacatgaaaataaacagaaaatattgaGTTAACCTTGACCTTGGTGCCAACAAGCCACGGCGGTTTATTATGTAAGGGCCGAGTACACAACACCTTGGTCTTCGGGTTTCTCTTTGAGGGAACGGCCAGCCTTGCTTCTCTCGGCGTCTGCGTCACCGCTTTGAtatcaactctctcctctctgcgtCTGCGGCATCTCTTTGATGTCACCAGCTCCCCTCCCTTCGTCTGCGTCCGTGCCAACGGTCTGGCATCGAAATAGCTCCCCTCTAAGTCTGGCTCACGGCTGCgtttcatctctttccttttcatttcatcagaatgaaGCGCAAAGTAGCGCAGATTCCGACAGCCAAAAAAAGACCAAAGAAACAAGACAGCGGCCAAGAGGCAAGCGCAGCAGGCAACGGAGCCGcgcaagggggaggaggcggagggaagcaggaaggagggCAGCCGTTCGCGGGGAAAGTGCTTGGGCGCGAGTCGCCTTGGCCGTGTTGCGCCCCggccgccctccttccccctgggCACCGCCGGGCCGCTCTCACTCGTCGTCTGCCCGGCTCACCTGTCGTGGGCACCCGCCGTCTGCCCGACCCGCTGCGCCCGCTCTTTCATTCGCTCTTCCGCTGGCTGGCTGCCCGCGTTCTTTCCCCGCTGTCTGTTATGGCCGCCGCGGTGTCTGGCCGCGTATTTCGCTCCTGGTCTTTCGTTAGCAGACTGACCTGCTTCTGCTGTCGACTCTCGCTTTTATGACCAGCTCGCTCTATCTGGTTACGTGGCATGTCCTTTCAGCTATCAAACATCTGGCAATAATTAACATTTGTTCAGTCTCCAAATATACCTCAGTGCATATTTCCAGTAaccagaaaaatacaaaattcaaAATTTCCAATTGGACTGTTCTCCCATGAACTATCAGATCCACTCCCGTCATCTTGCAGCTTCGTGCAAgcttattactactgctattattgctactactgttactacttctactactactactattactactgcaactactactgatTCTGCTATTGAtagtattgatactactacttctactggtACTAGTACCagtactactataattactactattactatcatcacaactactactactgttactattactactaatgattctattactaacaatattaatattactactactttaccACTATTAgtactaaaacaacaacagctactactactactactattgatgctactgctactacttcatttattactactactacgtatattactattaccacttctactactactactactattactactactgttactactactactactactactactactattactgctactattacaactagTGCTACCATTACTGataactactatcactactgcaaatactgatactactgctgctgcctCTGCTACTAATTTTATTactcctaccactactacaaTTTCTGCAGTTAcctttactactgctgctaatattCCTGGTGCTTCTCCTGCTGCTaccacaacagcatcaacaacaactacTCTTGCTacgcctactactactactactattactactactgccattactgTTGCTAccgttactactactgatactattgTCGCTACTACTAGTCTTAtcaccgctactactactactactactactactattaccgttgCTACTGctgcactactactaccactactaaagaCTATGTTCCACCACATTCTCCATCATGCATTGAAATTCAATGCCTAATATTCACTCCTGTGTTACCTACGACCACCACCACTTCTCCTAGGACTACGGCCACGACTCCTCCAGACAGAGCTCAGCCAGGGACGACCTTGGCCACGACCCTGTCCTTCAGCGCTTCCTAGACGGAGCTCCTCCTTTCACTGTCTTCCCTGGCTGGGACCTTTTTTAATCCCAGCTGCGTGCTCGTGGCCGGCGCTCATTGCTCTTGTCATCTGTTggtgttgtcgttgctgtttttgttttgggtgttgttgttttatcatcagTCTTTGttagttgttattactgttattatttttatggtattgatattactgtgttgattttataaatatgattatagatGTAGTTATACATATTGTCGTTATTTTCCCATGATTGTACTTATTTACATCAAATATCAGCAACAGCAATACTGACaacttcattattgctattcttgttatcatcatcatcatcattatcattatcattaacaacaatctTATCTCGTCGCTTAGCTTTCACAAATACCAATGTATCTATTAATTAATCGTCCTAGTTAAATGGCCGACAGTTTTGATATAAATTTTGTAGCACTGAAATACCCCATCTTTTTCTAGACTCACCATGATTATTCTTGATTCATTATTTAGTTAAGTAACTTCACGCCTAGCAGTCCATTCATCTCTCGCCTTTCGCCACAAACACATTAAGCGACAAAGCAACATTTCGTTCCCTCCTTGCCGCTCTTCCCTCAAcgcctacctcttcctcctccagacGAGCTGCCACATGTCGATGCAGGACCCTCCAGCCAGGAACGTCATGTGGAGGATGGGCTTCTCCGCCCTCCCCGAGCACCGTGATGACGACTACCTCATCTGCAACGAGAACGGCGGTCGTAAGTGCCCTCCTTGTGGTGACAGCATCGACAGCCCGCCTCCACACCCCCATGAGGCAGGGGGCGTCTGGGCCACAGGCATCATCACCAGGACCTACagcgaaggagaggtgagagaggaggggaaggaaaggggatagaggagggaatggagagggagggagaatgagagagtatgagacgaagggagagacatggagagtatgagaagaaaggaagtggatggttaaaaaaaggggaagaagagagatagagatagaaatagagatagagacaaagatagagagagagagagagagagtgtgtgtgtgagagagagagaggggtgtaataaataaataaaaaacctgAAATATAACACAGGAAGCGCAAaatgaagaaaactaaaataaaaaataacacagctctaaacaaaaaaaagaaaaaaaaaatagaagaaacaaatCAAACAACAATAACTAACCGAACACCACAAAACACGGCCTTTAATTCcaccattctcccttcctcacgtGCCAGACCATCGAGGTGCACGTGAACGTTACCCGAAGCCACGGCGGTTACGTTCAGCTGAAGCTCTGCCCAAACAACGACATCAACACCCCCGTGACTCAGAGCTGCCTTGACCAGTGAGTATTTATCAGTCCAGTCGTCCGTCTTGTGCTTAGATCTTATTTTCATCCCTGTTCTCGACGTAGGTAAATGATACTTCTGAAATATTAATTCGGTGTGTAGGTTATTAACATTAATTACCATGGCTGTATATGGTAGAAGTCGCTAAGGTTTTATTGTTACCACACGGCTAGAGCTTAGCGGCAGGACAaggatatattgatataaaaccttatatagagattatatatatatatatatatatatatatatatatatatatacatattacgcaTCTTTCATAATCACTCTGATCATCTAAGAAAAAGCTTAATTCAGCGCCACAAAAAGGATATACCAAGAGAAAACCTGAAATGACCCCAACATGTACCCTCATTTTGattatttatagtattttttattaGAAGTCTTTTATATTCTTGTTTATATTACTTTATTTGGTAGTTTTAGGGTACTATTTAGGGTAGCTATTACTGTTTTTGATCTATCAAAGTCTTTAccctctttaattattattaaattgtatactctgtcatgttttattttttttattattattattttttttttttcagcccatttcccttctccttacttcgcttttttcttaatctcttcattttccttgtttCTATCTTCCGTCCTCTATCTTTCCCTATCCttatgatttgtatttttttccattttccttctaacTTTCAATTACCAAACCACtgcaacttccccccccccccaaatttgaAATTTATCCTTCCCTTTCACAATTTTCTCACATACATCACCGAATAATCACCACCATTAACACCGCTCCTCCTTTTTACCGCTAATTACCATTCCACTTCTACCACAAATGACTGAATAATGAACTACCATACTCAACCCCCCATTTAATCACCACAGGTACCCCTTGCAAATTGCCGGCCAGTCTACCACAAAGTTCAAGATCTCAGCGCCCTATGACAGCCCCGAGCAATTGCGTTTCAAGGCCGTCCTCCCAGCTGGCGTTAGCTGCGACCAGTGCGTTATCCAGATGACGAATAACGCCGGTACGAAATTATTGCGGATTCTGATTTTCTTAGTTATGTTTGCATGTCGTTGttgatatttcttattattgtttttattttcatttatttatttatttattaacgattgttattattttgtatcattatatttttcatatttttattagtttaatatttgtttaaattctatcgttttatttttgttttgttttgttttatatggcATCGGTCGATTGTTGAGTTTCTTTTTGTTTGGGCACATGGTATGGTCCTGTcgattctgtgtatgtgtgtgcgcgtacgtgtgtgtgtgtgtatgtgtatgtgcgcgtgcgtgtgcttgtgcttgtgtgtgtgtgtgtgtgtgtgtgtgtgtgtgtgtgtgtgtgtgtgtgtgtgtgtgtgtgtgtgtgtgtgtatgtgtgtgtatattatgttatgctattctgtcgattttttttttcattgtttggtCTTTATTGAGATAATGTCAACTGATACTGTAGATTATTAAATCTATAAAGTATAAGTACGTCCTCATTTGAATGACGCTCTCGACGAGTGGGTAATTTTATTTTCGGAAAGGATTGTTTTTACAAGCAGGTATAGGTTAACTACGCAATGCTACTTCatgtcttttttctgtttttctgactTTCGGTAACTGATATTTCCTTTCctcatattacttttttatcccATTCATTGCATTAACAGTCTCATGCTATTTCCAGCCCAGTTCAAGCCACAGACCGTCATGTTCCGCAACTGCGCCGACGTCGCTATCGTCCCCAGTGGAGGCAGCAGACGGGCCCCTGTCGGAAAGCCCGTGTCTTTCAACAGTCCTTCGAGCCGACAGGGAGGATCCTTCGGTCGCCAGTCCTTCTCCAACAACTTTCACTTCGGATAAACAACATTTCATAGGTTTATCATAGTTCGCCCTCTAAGTCCGAGCGTCTCCTAGGCTTAAAAtgtccgttttctttgtctctttttacttctatatttctttttttctctctttccgcttGCCGTCTCCTGGgcttgtgtatgtgatatattatccttttttggTATGGATGAAATTATTCCTATTAATGTGTCATTCCTGAGGTTTCTTCTAGTtaccatatctatatttatgaatcCGACATTAAGGAATGTAGATTTTAATTTATCGTTTAACTGAAATAGCTTCATTTTTAGTTTACACTTTTTTATCAGTTTAATTTATTTCGCTAAATAATTCCATTGATTGTGTTAATTGTATTTAGTAAACACAACGGTAGATTTAAAATTTTAACTGTACGCAGGTTCGGatataaaatgaaagaatgataatgtatatatgtatatttcgatAAATAGTGAGCaagcatatgcgtatgtgtataaatgtctaAAGCTGTATGTTTGCaatttataagtatgtgtgtattaatgagTGAAAACACGACAACGAATTGCTATTTCTTACTCGAATATCGCATAGTTATTACCACGGTAAAGCATAATAAAATACGCTTTACTTCAGTAATATATAAAGACAGGCTTAATAGGACTGAGCTCGGACACTTCCCATTCATTCCATCCTACGAGATCtcaaatatttgatatttatttatacaataaaGCTATCTTGATCTGAAGGTTGGTTTTTATCTCATCCTTGTGGTAAGTGGTGATCGCTGATCGCCTGAAGTCCTTGGTTTTTGCTCTGGAATCTCCTTCTTAGGTTCATCACTATgtgatacatatttgtttgtttatatgtatcacttcctcccttccccattttgcacacgcacgcgcacgtatcatttcactctctctctctacacgcatacacacacacacacacacacacacacacacacacacacacacacatatacatacatatatacaggcatacatacatataaatatatatacatatatataaatgtatatataaatatatatatatatatatatatatatatatgtgtgtgtgtgtgtgtgtgtgtgtgtgtgtgtgtgtgtgtgtgtatctacatatacatgtatatatatatatatatatatatatatatatatatatatatacagccatgtatatgtatatgtatatttgtgtatatttgggtgtaaatatatatatatatacatatatatatatatatatatatatatatatatatatatatatgacgtatgtAATACTTGtacgtgtttttgtgtatattctGAGTGGTCGTGTAGATGTGTGTGAACCCAAGACAGATGATGTGTGCAGAAGAGTCTCTATTACAAAActgggtgacacacacacacaaacacacacacacacacacacacacacacacacacacacacacacacacacacacacacacacacacacacacacacacacacacacacacacacacacacacacacacacacacacacacacacacacacgcatatatatatatatatatatatatacatatatatacatatatatataaataaatatatatatatatatatacatataaacacacacacacaaacacacaaacacacgtgcaaatATAGCACACGTGTCTCATAGTTCtttaggaaaggagaaagaaacacgttTTGCCTACAATATAATTTTACTGAAAGACAACTAGTAACGGGAAGCTTGACACTACTGCGCaatacttattatttttacttctaaAACATTctcataaaatataattataataaacctCAGCATGTTACACATATCAATATGGTCACTTGTACGGTACAGGGTCaatacaaagtttttttttaagtagaaatTCGTTTGGCACTAATATCGAGCCCGCAGAAGTTCAGAAGAATCAGAGAGCTTAAAGCTAAGATAAATGCATTTTTCttacctttgtttttttctggttaaAGGATCGAATACTCGCGGTGTGTATCCAAtcgcttatttctctttcttgagTGTGTTTATACAGATGATTTGTTTGTGCTGCTTTGGACATTGTGCTGCTGGCAAACAGCTGCATGAGAACCAGCTGTTCGAAATTTTTAAACATCTGTAAGTTGATTAACCTGGCTTCAATTTGAATGTGTTGCTTTATACACAGCATACAGGAAAGGTACTTAaatgagacaaaataaaaaaattaatggaaAATGTGGTAAAGGTTATAATACCGAACTACCAACTGATAAAGGATTTTTTCTCAGTAGAAGCACATTGGAATTTCTACACCGGTTTGCAAGATCGAAGAATCGAATTAACTTACTATCATTTACTATCAAGTACATGCTTGCACTGGTTATGCTACCATTAAATCAATCCAACTTTTCCATCAGCAAAAGAGATTAGCCGGTCCATTGTGACAGATGATGAATAGACTACGAATGATAACGATTAATTCCGCACGGCAATATAAATCCTCTGATGTGTCCATTATGAAGACTCGGTAATGGAAACATCAAATTAATTCATATCGATATGTGGAGTCGTCCCTTCTCATGCTAGTCCTAGGATTTCCAAGATTTGACTTCATTTTGTATCTTAGCGATTGGGACCAAGCAAAACTGCCTCCTGTCTCCTATCTCTCAACTTAACTCACTGTCCTTGTATACCTGAACTGCAGTGCCCCACCCTGCCTTCTCATCTTCGGTTTAGACGAGTGTCCCCCTATACCGTACATAGAAAACGGAAGGTTAAACAACTGACGACTTTGAAAAGAGAATTTTAGATTTTATGTTGcacaaaatattcatataaagtcAAGGAAAGTTTATCGATTAGTAGTATTTTGGCGTTTATTAATAGAAAAaagtattattgtttatatatctcttttcGCCTTATCAGCATATAATGGAACTTCATCAATCGAGAGATGACCATGTATCATTAACATCCACTGTGTTATAATAACCTCAGTTCCCTGTCCCCGTACTAAGTAAAACTATTATTGTCTtgctttatttttaaaaaactaaCACCAATATCCTAAATCTGTAAATGCAACGTCATTCTTGAAATTCACATTCCGCCATCAGCTCTCATAAAATTCTAATCTCGTGGCCTCGATAACAAATGGACATCTAACTTTCAGCACCATCACAAAGCTATAACAATCTCTAAATTATCTTATGATACC belongs to Penaeus chinensis breed Huanghai No. 1 chromosome 4, ASM1920278v2, whole genome shotgun sequence and includes:
- the LOC125024984 gene encoding uncharacterized protein LOC125024984 isoform X2, with product MSMQDPPARNVMWRMGFSALPEHRDDDYLICNENGGRKCPPCGDSIDSPPPHPHEAGGVWATGIITRTYSEGETIEVHVNVTRSHGGYVQLKLCPNNDINTPVTQSCLDQYPLQIAGQSTTKFKISAPYDSPEQLRFKAVLPAGVSCDQCVIQMTNNAAQFKPQTVMFRNCADVAIVPSGGSRRAPVGKPVSFNSPSSRQGGSFGRQSFSNNFHFG
- the LOC125024984 gene encoding uncharacterized protein LOC125024984 isoform X1 produces the protein MSLALLLAVTLIAQTSCHMSMQDPPARNVMWRMGFSALPEHRDDDYLICNENGGRKCPPCGDSIDSPPPHPHEAGGVWATGIITRTYSEGETIEVHVNVTRSHGGYVQLKLCPNNDINTPVTQSCLDQYPLQIAGQSTTKFKISAPYDSPEQLRFKAVLPAGVSCDQCVIQMTNNAAQFKPQTVMFRNCADVAIVPSGGSRRAPVGKPVSFNSPSSRQGGSFGRQSFSNNFHFG